A single window of Pontibacillus chungwhensis DNA harbors:
- the rpsA gene encoding 30S ribosomal protein S1, with amino-acid sequence MDEMNQEMSEMPNVSVGDVLTGKVVKVEDKQVLVDIGYKVEGIVPISELSSLHVEKASDVVSEGDELTLKVKKMDDEEIVLSKRAVDAESAWEDLEAKLESGEIFEAEVKDIVKGGLVVDVGLRGFIPASLVETYYVEDFNDYKGKTLALKVIELDREQNRVILSHSAVVEDENDARKHALLQDLEAGQVLDGTVQRLTDFGAFVDIGGVDGLVHISQLAHEHVDKASDVVEEGQQIQVRVLSVDRDNERISLSLKDTLPGPWDQVGEKIRPGDILEGKVRRLVNFGAFVELLPGVEGLVHISQISKHHIGTPQEVLEEGQDVKVKVLDVNEDEKRISLSIKEIEADQDRQEVEQYTKDDDGGFQLGDFIGDKLNKLK; translated from the coding sequence ATGGATGAAATGAACCAAGAAATGTCAGAAATGCCGAACGTTTCAGTCGGCGATGTACTCACAGGTAAGGTTGTAAAAGTAGAGGACAAGCAAGTTCTTGTCGATATCGGTTACAAAGTTGAAGGCATCGTTCCCATTAGTGAGCTTTCTAGTTTACATGTAGAGAAAGCCTCTGATGTGGTATCAGAAGGTGACGAGTTAACGCTAAAAGTGAAGAAAATGGATGATGAAGAAATTGTCTTATCTAAGCGTGCGGTAGATGCTGAATCAGCTTGGGAAGACCTTGAAGCAAAATTAGAAAGTGGAGAAATATTCGAAGCTGAAGTTAAAGACATCGTAAAAGGTGGACTTGTAGTTGATGTAGGTCTTCGAGGATTTATTCCTGCTTCTCTTGTTGAAACTTATTACGTGGAAGACTTTAATGATTACAAAGGCAAAACTCTTGCCCTTAAAGTAATTGAGCTTGATCGAGAACAAAACCGCGTAATCCTTTCTCATAGTGCTGTAGTCGAAGATGAAAACGACGCACGCAAGCATGCTTTACTTCAGGACCTTGAAGCAGGTCAAGTATTAGACGGTACTGTTCAGAGACTTACAGATTTCGGAGCTTTCGTTGATATTGGTGGAGTGGATGGCCTTGTCCATATCTCTCAACTTGCCCATGAACACGTGGATAAAGCTTCCGATGTCGTTGAAGAAGGACAACAAATCCAAGTACGTGTTCTTTCTGTAGACCGTGATAATGAAAGAATTTCACTGTCCCTTAAAGATACTCTTCCAGGACCGTGGGATCAGGTTGGAGAAAAAATTAGACCTGGTGACATTCTTGAAGGCAAAGTGCGCCGCTTAGTAAACTTTGGTGCATTCGTTGAGCTTCTTCCTGGTGTAGAGGGGCTAGTGCATATTTCTCAAATATCTAAGCACCATATTGGTACACCACAAGAGGTTCTTGAAGAAGGCCAAGATGTAAAAGTGAAGGTGCTAGACGTAAATGAAGATGAAAAACGTATTTCCCTTAGCATTAAAGAAATCGAAGCTGATCAAGATCGTCAAGAAGTAGAACAGTATACAAAAGATGATGACGGTGGTTTCCAATTAGGGGACTTTATCGGAGATAAACTAAACAAACTAAAATAA
- a CDS encoding lysophospholipid acyltransferase family protein encodes MSLYGVAKSICATIFYPRYRIKVEGKENIPDKGAVVICSNHISNLDPIIVGITSPRDIYFMAKEELFKNKVIGGLLKRIHAFPVKRGMKDRQALRQAMGVLDDNEVLGLFPEGTRSKTGELKKGLAGAGFFALRSQATVIPCAIVGSYKGKEPLRVIYGKPVPMAELRERKASSQEVTDVIMGDIQKLLDKKR; translated from the coding sequence ATGAGTTTATATGGGGTAGCTAAATCAATTTGCGCAACTATTTTTTATCCTCGCTACCGAATAAAAGTAGAGGGGAAAGAGAACATTCCTGATAAAGGTGCCGTAGTTATATGTTCGAATCATATTTCTAATTTAGATCCTATAATTGTAGGGATTACATCTCCAAGAGATATTTATTTTATGGCCAAAGAGGAATTATTTAAAAATAAAGTTATAGGTGGATTATTAAAACGTATTCATGCTTTTCCAGTCAAAAGAGGCATGAAAGATCGTCAAGCCTTACGTCAAGCAATGGGTGTACTAGACGATAACGAGGTTTTAGGATTGTTCCCAGAGGGGACAAGAAGTAAAACCGGAGAGTTGAAGAAAGGACTAGCAGGGGCTGGTTTTTTCGCTCTTCGTTCCCAGGCAACCGTCATTCCATGTGCGATTGTAGGGTCATATAAAGGGAAAGAACCTTTAAGGGTTATTTACGGGAAACCAGTGCCTATGGCTGAATTAAGAGAGCGAAAGGCTTCATCTCAAGAGGTGACAGATGTTATAATGGGAGATATTCAGAAGCTTTTAGACAAAAAGCGCTAG
- the cmk gene encoding (d)CMP kinase, which produces MKQNIAIAIDGPAAAGKSTVAKIIAEKLTYVYIDTGAMYRALTFKAIQEGIPLEEEEALMDLLEKTVIDLQQSTAGQQVLLDGEEVTLDIRTEQVTNQVSIVAKHGKVRHEMVKRQRELAAKRGVVMDGRDIGSHVIPDAEVKIFLIASVQERAERRHKENKEKGFSSDLEKLKEEIRRRDQIDSEREVSPLVKADDAVEIDTTSLSIKEVAEKILRVVHDKLDRGE; this is translated from the coding sequence ATGAAACAAAATATTGCAATAGCTATTGATGGACCAGCGGCTGCCGGAAAGAGTACGGTTGCCAAAATTATAGCTGAGAAATTAACATACGTTTATATAGATACCGGGGCCATGTATCGGGCTCTTACATTTAAAGCGATCCAAGAGGGGATTCCCTTGGAAGAAGAGGAAGCTTTAATGGATCTTCTTGAAAAGACAGTCATCGATCTTCAACAATCAACAGCTGGGCAACAAGTTCTTTTAGACGGGGAAGAAGTTACGTTAGATATTCGAACAGAACAAGTGACAAACCAGGTATCCATTGTAGCGAAGCATGGGAAAGTACGCCATGAAATGGTGAAACGACAAAGAGAGCTAGCTGCCAAACGTGGAGTCGTGATGGATGGTCGAGATATAGGTTCCCACGTTATTCCTGATGCAGAAGTTAAGATCTTTTTAATCGCGTCAGTTCAGGAAAGAGCCGAGCGACGTCATAAAGAAAACAAGGAAAAAGGATTTTCCTCAGATCTGGAGAAATTAAAAGAGGAGATCAGGAGACGCGATCAAATAGATTCTGAACGTGAGGTTTCTCCACTTGTGAAAGCCGACGATGCAGTAGAAATTGATACCACCTCTTTATCTATTAAAGAAGTCGCCGAAAAAATCTTACGTGTTGTTCACGATAAATTAGACAGAGGTGAATAA
- a CDS encoding DUF5359 family protein, with product MKRFEQWLLTLVVFHAFLLIIVQALMLHTDFSLYVQPVYEYFGIGKSLETNIVETIDRIFSDVLSF from the coding sequence GTGAAACGTTTTGAACAATGGCTCCTAACCCTTGTAGTATTTCATGCTTTCTTATTAATCATCGTTCAAGCTTTAATGCTACATACAGACTTTTCTTTGTATGTTCAGCCTGTTTATGAATATTTTGGGATTGGAAAAAGCCTTGAGACCAATATTGTAGAAACAATAGACCGGATCTTCAGTGATGTGTTATCCTTTTGA
- a CDS encoding flagellar brake protein, giving the protein MIKIGMPLTLEPKQDSDEEPESFRCKLVEQDDHMFYIDYPINEKTGRTGFFFEGTQFKITFVGEDQSVYMFHTEVKERKKLKIPVLALHNPGKKHMIRIQRRQYVRVETAVDVSVQGIKGRQDPFTTISLDVSGGGAAVIPPADHSLKEDDLVETWFVIPLSSGETHYIQSTSRIVRIVQDKETKRDQLSLEFIDVENRDREILIRFCFERQLLLRRSKVQ; this is encoded by the coding sequence TTGATTAAAATAGGCATGCCTTTAACGTTAGAGCCAAAACAAGATAGTGATGAAGAGCCTGAATCATTTCGTTGTAAGCTGGTAGAACAAGATGATCATATGTTCTACATAGATTACCCTATTAATGAGAAAACAGGTCGAACGGGATTTTTCTTCGAAGGCACTCAATTTAAAATCACGTTTGTAGGAGAAGATCAATCCGTATATATGTTTCATACAGAAGTAAAAGAACGCAAGAAACTAAAAATCCCTGTTTTAGCGTTACATAATCCAGGGAAAAAGCACATGATTCGGATTCAACGGCGCCAATATGTTCGAGTAGAAACCGCTGTAGATGTAAGTGTACAAGGGATTAAAGGAAGACAAGATCCATTTACTACCATTAGCTTGGATGTTAGTGGGGGTGGGGCTGCAGTTATCCCTCCTGCAGATCATTCTCTAAAAGAGGACGATCTTGTAGAAACGTGGTTTGTCATACCTCTTTCTTCCGGTGAAACGCACTATATTCAATCAACTTCTAGAATAGTGCGAATCGTTCAGGATAAAGAAACAAAGCGGGATCAACTTTCCCTCGAGTTTATTGATGTTGAGAATCGTGATCGAGAAATCTTAATTCGTTTTTGTTTTGAGCGCCAATTGTTGTTAAGAAGAAGTAAGGTGCAGTAA
- the ypeB gene encoding germination protein YpeB yields the protein MIRWLLIGVLAVGVTGTAVWGYQEHQEKNAILVQAENSYQRAFHDLSYHTNLLHDKIGTVLAMNTQKQLSPQLADIWRITSEAHNDVGQLPLALLPFNKTEEFLANIGEFSYRTAIRDLNKNPLTDEEVKLLENLYKQSGKIEKELRKVQYMVLNDNLRWMDVQLALANDDKADNTIIDGFKTVEKNMEGYSEGDLGPTFTGASKENHEYQFLKGENLSEEKAREKTKNIFEIPKGAKVTMTKSGEGAEVPTYSLSYRGDQKNGYMDMSVKGGHPISILVERKLKEAELGLYDGAEKAKEFLAQYKYTNMENFQSTQYNQVGVYNFLYVQDGVRIYPDSLQVKVALDNGDILGLSARDFLMNHHKRDLGEPKISEKEARNSVNPNVDIQEQHMAIIENDLNEEVLCYEFLGTLGESTYRIFINANDGVEEKVEKLKQAEMKFE from the coding sequence ATGATCCGTTGGCTCCTTATTGGGGTGTTAGCTGTTGGGGTGACGGGTACTGCCGTTTGGGGGTACCAGGAACACCAGGAGAAGAATGCTATACTCGTCCAGGCAGAGAACTCCTATCAACGCGCTTTCCACGATTTATCTTATCATACAAATTTATTGCACGATAAAATTGGAACAGTTTTGGCGATGAATACACAAAAGCAGCTATCTCCGCAGTTAGCTGATATTTGGAGAATTACTTCAGAAGCGCATAATGATGTTGGGCAACTCCCTCTAGCATTGCTTCCTTTTAATAAAACAGAAGAATTTCTTGCAAATATTGGAGAGTTTAGTTACAGAACAGCTATAAGGGATTTAAATAAAAATCCACTTACAGATGAAGAGGTAAAGTTGTTAGAAAACCTTTATAAGCAATCAGGCAAAATTGAAAAAGAGCTTCGAAAAGTTCAATACATGGTTCTTAACGATAATCTTCGCTGGATGGATGTCCAGTTAGCATTAGCAAACGATGATAAAGCGGATAATACTATAATTGATGGGTTTAAAACAGTCGAGAAGAATATGGAAGGGTATTCAGAAGGCGACCTTGGCCCAACTTTTACTGGGGCATCTAAAGAAAATCATGAATACCAGTTTTTAAAAGGTGAAAATTTATCTGAAGAGAAAGCCAGAGAAAAGACTAAAAATATTTTCGAAATTCCAAAGGGTGCAAAGGTTACGATGACAAAGAGTGGTGAAGGAGCAGAGGTGCCAACCTATAGTTTATCGTATCGGGGCGATCAGAAGAATGGCTATATGGATATGTCAGTTAAAGGGGGACATCCCATTAGTATACTGGTTGAGAGAAAACTAAAAGAAGCAGAGTTAGGGCTTTATGATGGCGCTGAAAAAGCTAAAGAGTTTCTAGCGCAATACAAATATACAAACATGGAGAATTTCCAGAGTACTCAATACAATCAAGTAGGGGTTTATAATTTCTTGTATGTGCAGGATGGAGTTCGCATTTACCCTGATTCGTTACAAGTTAAAGTAGCCTTAGATAACGGGGATATTCTTGGATTATCTGCACGTGATTTTCTTATGAATCATCATAAGCGTGACTTGGGAGAACCAAAAATATCAGAGAAAGAAGCTAGAAATAGTGTGAATCCGAATGTAGATATTCAAGAGCAGCATATGGCCATAATTGAAAATGACCTGAATGAAGAAGTGCTCTGCTACGAATTTCTTGGTACATTAGGAGAAAGTACCTATCGTATCTTTATTAATGCCAATGATGGAGTAGAAGAAAAGGTTGAAAAATTAAAGCAAGCCGAAATGAAATTTGAATAA
- the sleB gene encoding spore cortex-lytic enzyme: MKWLRVMSILLIALILTVSVSSSVDQTSHAFSPRILQKGSTGDDVIELQARLQYIGFYEGKIDGVFGWGTYWALRNFQKEFGLEIDGLAGQEVKQKLRDATQYDKQYVKKQINSGKDFTYYGGTPKEQQTQPSPQGGQEAEDTQSEPTAVNVPSGYSQNDIQLMANAVHGEARGEPYVGQVAVAAVILNRVESSTFPNSVSGVIFEPRAFTAVSDGQIWLEPDETSKKAVMDAMNGWDPSQNALYYFNPNTATSGWIWSRPQIKKIGKHIFAK; the protein is encoded by the coding sequence ATGAAATGGTTGCGAGTGATGTCTATATTATTGATCGCTTTGATATTAACGGTTTCCGTATCATCGAGTGTGGATCAAACATCTCATGCGTTCAGTCCAAGAATCTTGCAAAAGGGGTCAACTGGAGATGATGTGATTGAGTTGCAAGCACGGCTTCAGTATATCGGCTTTTATGAGGGGAAGATTGACGGAGTTTTTGGATGGGGAACTTATTGGGCTCTTCGAAACTTTCAGAAGGAATTCGGTTTAGAGATTGATGGTTTAGCTGGGCAAGAAGTAAAGCAAAAATTGAGAGATGCGACTCAGTATGATAAGCAGTATGTTAAAAAGCAAATTAATTCTGGTAAAGACTTTACGTATTATGGTGGTACTCCGAAGGAACAGCAAACCCAACCTTCTCCGCAGGGAGGTCAGGAAGCAGAAGATACACAGTCTGAACCTACCGCAGTGAATGTTCCATCAGGATATTCACAGAACGATATTCAATTAATGGCGAATGCCGTACATGGTGAAGCACGCGGGGAACCTTATGTAGGGCAAGTGGCTGTTGCGGCAGTTATTTTAAACCGCGTAGAAAGTTCCACTTTCCCAAATAGTGTATCGGGAGTTATTTTTGAACCTAGGGCATTCACGGCTGTGAGTGATGGCCAAATTTGGTTAGAACCTGATGAGACATCTAAAAAAGCGGTTATGGATGCAATGAATGGGTGGGACCCATCACAAAATGCTCTTTATTACTTTAATCCAAATACGGCTACATCCGGTTGGATCTGGAGTCGGCCTCAAATTAAGAAGATTGGTAAACATATCTTTGCTAAATAG
- the prsW gene encoding glutamic-type intramembrane protease PrsW: MFTILSAAMAPGFALMSFFYLKDRFDSKPFSIVFRTFIMGALLVFPIMFIQYAFETEGVLQYPLTKSFLLSAGLEEFFKWFIFLYAVYKQDHFEGRYDGIVYGVSISLGFATVENILYLLANGVELAFLRALYPVSSHALFGVIMGYYMGKGKTDIHKKSMYIIWLALVTPVFLHGLYDYILEAWKSTWLYTLTPFMIILWMIAIRKVKQANMASADIIPIEQNKWKA; the protein is encoded by the coding sequence GTGTTTACTATACTCTCAGCAGCAATGGCACCGGGCTTTGCGCTCATGTCGTTTTTTTATTTGAAAGACCGTTTTGACTCTAAGCCTTTTTCGATTGTATTCAGAACGTTCATAATGGGAGCGTTACTAGTGTTCCCAATCATGTTTATTCAGTACGCTTTTGAGACAGAAGGCGTCTTACAATATCCGTTAACAAAGTCCTTTCTCCTATCAGCAGGACTTGAAGAGTTCTTTAAATGGTTTATTTTCTTATATGCTGTCTATAAGCAAGATCACTTTGAAGGTCGCTATGATGGCATCGTTTATGGTGTTTCGATAAGCCTTGGATTTGCGACGGTAGAGAATATTTTGTACTTACTCGCCAATGGGGTTGAACTCGCGTTTTTACGCGCCCTTTATCCCGTCTCCTCCCATGCTTTATTTGGAGTGATTATGGGATATTATATGGGGAAAGGAAAAACGGACATCCACAAGAAATCAATGTATATCATATGGCTTGCCTTAGTGACGCCTGTCTTCCTTCATGGCCTGTACGATTATATCCTAGAAGCTTGGAAATCCACATGGTTATATACGCTTACCCCTTTCATGATTATTTTATGGATGATCGCAATAAGGAAAGTTAAGCAAGCCAATATGGCTTCTGCAGATATTATCCCTATTGAACAAAATAAATGGAAAGCATAA